In Gemmatimonadetes bacterium SCN 70-22, a single genomic region encodes these proteins:
- a CDS encoding cystathionine gamma-synthase has translation MPRESIDTSCVHAGRDDFARLGVHAPPIDLSSTYPMHDLAEGTHDFDALAAGGAYPEHTAVYARLHNPTVARFERAFAELEGAEAAVAFGSGMAAVAAMLLAVTARGRHVVAVRPLYGGTDHLLDSGLLALDVTWAHAGAVREAIRPDTALVFIETPANPTCALVDIADVVRQAGDVPVVVDSTFATPVLQRPLSLGAAASLHSATKFIGGHGDVVAGVIATSEAMARALRQVRIVTGALLHPMAAYFLHRGLPTLAVRVRAAQVGASEIARRLARHPAVATVHYPGLPGGDPSGLIGRQMAGAGTMLSFDLAGGYDAAALVMQRLRLITPAVSLGSTDTLIQHPAGLTHRLVPVHEREALGITDGMLRLSVGIEGVEDLWDDLAQALDEVSALQSGDPSHDDGVPEDALAGSA, from the coding sequence ATGCCAAGAGAATCGATCGACACCAGCTGCGTCCACGCCGGACGCGACGACTTCGCCCGGCTCGGCGTTCACGCCCCGCCCATCGACCTCTCGTCGACCTATCCGATGCACGACCTCGCGGAGGGGACGCACGACTTCGATGCGCTCGCCGCGGGCGGCGCGTACCCCGAGCACACCGCCGTCTACGCGCGGCTCCACAACCCCACCGTCGCCCGCTTCGAGCGCGCCTTCGCCGAGCTGGAAGGGGCGGAGGCCGCGGTCGCCTTCGGGAGCGGGATGGCGGCCGTCGCCGCGATGCTCCTGGCGGTGACCGCGCGCGGTCGCCACGTCGTGGCGGTCCGCCCGCTCTATGGCGGGACCGACCACCTGCTGGACTCCGGACTCCTGGCCCTCGACGTCACCTGGGCGCACGCCGGCGCGGTGCGCGAGGCGATCCGTCCCGACACCGCGCTCGTCTTCATCGAGACCCCCGCCAACCCGACCTGCGCCCTCGTCGACATCGCCGACGTGGTGCGGCAGGCCGGCGACGTCCCGGTCGTCGTCGACTCCACCTTCGCCACGCCGGTCCTCCAGCGCCCGCTCTCGTTAGGTGCGGCGGCATCGCTCCACTCGGCCACCAAGTTCATCGGCGGGCACGGCGACGTGGTTGCCGGGGTCATCGCCACCTCGGAAGCCATGGCGCGCGCGCTGCGCCAGGTGCGCATCGTCACCGGGGCGCTCCTGCACCCCATGGCGGCGTACTTCCTCCACCGCGGGCTCCCCACGCTCGCCGTGCGGGTCCGTGCCGCACAGGTGGGGGCGTCGGAGATCGCCCGCCGCCTCGCACGCCACCCGGCGGTGGCCACGGTGCACTATCCCGGGCTCCCCGGCGGCGATCCGTCGGGGCTCATCGGGCGGCAGATGGCGGGGGCGGGGACCATGCTCAGCTTCGACCTGGCCGGCGGCTACGACGCGGCAGCACTCGTTATGCAGCGGCTGCGGCTCATCACCCCGGCGGTCTCCCTCGGCTCCACCGATACCCTCATCCAGCACCCGGCCGGGCTCACGCACCGCCTCGTCCCGGTGCACGAGCGCGAGGCGCTTGGCATCACCGACGGCATGTTGCGCCTCTCGGTGGGGATCGAGGGGGTCGAGGACCTGTGGGACGACCTCGCGCAGGCGCTGGACGAGGTGAGCGCCCTCCAATCCGGCGATCCATCGCACGATGACGGCGTGCCGGAAGACGCGCTGGCCGGGTCGGCGTAG